From a single Phragmites australis chromosome 7, lpPhrAust1.1, whole genome shotgun sequence genomic region:
- the LOC133925143 gene encoding peroxidase 16-like: protein MARAHRSGGLLLRGAAFLTVAVLSGIIGAARAQLRQNFYASSCPSAESTVRSVISQHLQQSFAVGPGTLRLFFHDCFVRGCDASVMLMAPNGDDESHSGADATLSPDAVDAINKAKATVEALPGCAGKVSCADILAMAARDVVSLLGGPNYAVELGRLDGKTFNRAIVKHVLPSPGFNLNQLNSLFAQNGLTQTDMIALSGAHTIGVTHCDKFIRRIYTFKQRLPWNPPMNLEYLRSLRRVCPINYGPTAFAMLDVSTPRVFDNAYFNNLRYNKGLLASDQVLFTDSRSRPTVNLFAANNTAFQEAFVAAMAKLGRIGIKTGSDGEVRRVCTAVN, encoded by the exons ATGGCGAGAGCTCACCGCAGCGGGGGGCTCCTCTTGCGCGGCGCGGCATTCCTCACGGTCGCCGTTCTGTCGGGCATCATCGGCGCCGCGAGGGCGCAGCTGCGGCAGAACTTCTACGCCAGCTCGTGCCCCAGCGCGGAGTCCACCGTTCGCTCCGTCATCTCGCAGCACCTCCAGCAGAGCTTCGCCGTCGGCCCCGGCACGCTGCGCCTAttcttccacgactgcttcgtccGG GGGTGCGACGCGTCGGTGATGCTGATGGCGCCGAACGGGGACGACGAGAGCCACAGCGGCGCAGACGCCACGCTGTCGCCGGACGCCGTGGACGCCATCAACAAGGCCAAGGCGACCGTCGAGGCGCTCCCCGGCTGCGCCGGCAAGGTCTCCTGCGCGGACATCCTCGCCATGGCCGCCCGCGACGTCGTCTCCCTG TTGGGCGGGCCAAACTACGCTGTTGAGCTCGGGCGGCTGGACGGCAAGACGTTCAACAGAGCCATCGTGAAGCACGTCCTCCCCAGCCCTGGCTTTAATCTGAACCAGCTCAACTCCTTGTTTGCGCAGAATGGGCTCACGCAGACGGACATGATCGCACTTTCAG GCGCGCACACGATTGGGGTGACACACTGCGACAAGTTCATCCGTCGGATCTACACGTTCAAGCAGCGCCTGCCGTGGAACCCGCCGATGAACTTGGAGTACCTGCGGTCGCTGCGGCGCGTGTGCCCCATCAACTACGGCCCCACGGCGTTCGCGATGCTGGACGTGTCGACGCCGCGCGTCTTCGACAACGCCTACTTCAACAACCTCCGGTACAACAAGGGCCTGCTGGCCTCCGACCAGGTGCTCTTCACCGACAGCCGCTCCCGCCCCACCGTCAACCTCTTCGCCGCCAACAACACCGCCTTCCAGGAGGCGTTCGTCGCCGCCATGGCCAAGCTCGGCAGGATCGGGATCAAGACCGGCAGCGACGGCGAGGTGCGCCGCGTCTGCACTGCCGTCAACTAG
- the LOC133923695 gene encoding squamosa promoter-binding-like protein 8 — MMNIPAAANACDEFPYAHHNPAPPTLLPNMEQESSIQREQLGYNLEANSLALLPPSNAASAHHTTIAGHSPHDIFQFYPSSHYLAAGNPYSHFAGSTFQPYYSQAQAAPEYYFPTLVSSAEENMASFAATQLGLNLGYRTYFPPRGGYTYGHHPPRCQAEGCKANLSSAKRYHRRHKVCEHHSKAPVVVTAAGLHQRFCQQCSRFHLLDEFDDSKKSCRKRLADHNRRRRKSKPSDADPVDKKRSQTNKAAAAKDKAGSSSKNMDIGDGLGTQILGSALLSKEQDQAMDLGEVVKEAVDHKGKASMQQHAHHHGIHQQNHLGLPFPSSSGSCFPQTQAVSSDTTSNIAQVQEPSLAFYQQHHQHSNILQLGQAMFDLDFEH, encoded by the exons ATGATGAACATACCGGCTGCCGCGAACGCTTGCGATGAGTTCCCCTACGCCCATCACAACCCGGCTCCTCCTACTCTGCTCCCGAACATGGAGCAGGAGAGCAGCATCCAGAGGGAGCAGCTCGGCTACAACCTGGAGGCCAACTCCCTGGCTCTCCTCCCCCCGTCCAACGCCGCCTCCGCCCACCACACCACCATCGCCGGCCACAGCCCCCATGACATCTTCCAATTCTACCCTTCCTCGCATTACCTCGCCGCCGGCAACCCCTACAGCCACTTCGCCGGGAGCACCTTCCAACCGTACTACTCGCAGGCGCAGGCCGCACCGGAGTACTACTTCCCTACCTTGGTCAGTTCGGCGGAGGAGAACATGGCCAGCTTCGCCGCGACGCAGCTGGGGCTCAACCTCGGCTACCGGACCTACTTCCCGCCAAGAGGGGGGTACACGTACGGCCACCACCCGCCGCGGTGCCAGGCGGAGGGATGCAAGGCCAATCTCTCCAGCGCCAAGCGCTACCACCGGCGACACAAGGTGTGCGAGCACCACTCAAAGGCGCCGGTCGTCGTCACCGCTGCAGGCCTGCACCAGAGGTTCTGCCAGCAGTGCAGCAG ATTCCATCTGCTGGATGAGTTCGACGACTCCAAGAAGAGCTGCAGGAAGCGTCTTGCGGACCACAACCGCCGTCGAAGGAAGTCCAAGCCATCTGATGCCGATCCAGTAGACAAGAAAAGGTCACAGACGAACAAAGCAGCTGCTGCTAAAGACA AAGCAGGAAGTAGCAGCAAGAACATGGACATTGGAGACGGGTTGGGGACACAAATACTGGGAAGTGCACTCTTGTCCAAGGAACAAGATCAAGCCATGGATCTTGGAGAGGTGGTGAAAGAAGCGGTGGATCACAAGGGGAAGGCATCAATGCAACAGCATGCACATCATCACGGCATTCATCAACAGAACCACCTTGGCTTACCTTTTCCTTCGTCGTCTGGCTCCTGCTTCCCCCAGACCCAAGCAGTCTCAAGTGATACAACATCAAATATAGCTCAAGTGCAAGAGCCTAGCTTAGCGTTTTACCAGCAGCACCACCAACACAGCAACATCTTGCAGCTTGGGCAGGCTATGTTTGATCTCGACTTCGAGCACTAG